From the genome of Amia ocellicauda isolate fAmiCal2 chromosome 14, fAmiCal2.hap1, whole genome shotgun sequence, one region includes:
- the LOC136768162 gene encoding uncharacterized protein LOC136768162 — MHKSFNLIVYSQVLVETKQNMHLFYFFFQASRALSKKNKGQVHRHMCHDEATADTFYVAENSVEEAWKIQKLIEQSLISSSAPVDSGEQEESEASGSEGGQLPSTPRRKRRAPIHLSIEGEGVASGSVWGQLPSPPRRKRRAPLHLSSEEEEEEEREPRTPTSMVQLEHCYSVLKNIPAPTAARRGARRNLAVEIGGTDTEEAAGAGQSGPDQPLPLQPDLPSSPLANPLSAVSSTYSSPSSYSGDFYLRDWEVDGQGEIIRLTEGEEGQSFVLEVLDSDMDTQNMAEGVTEVGGQVEREQLPLVSPLPKTFQGWKSKVVSEKEVS; from the exons ATGCATAAGTCATTCAACCTCATTGTGTATTCACAAGTTCTCgtggaaacaaaacagaacatgcacttattttactttttcttccaGGCAAGCCGTGCCCtctcaaagaaaaacaaaggccAAGTACATAGACATATGTGCCATGATGAAGCAACAGCAGACACATTTTACGTTGCAGAAAACAGTGTGGAGGAAGCTTGGAAAATACAGAAACTTATTGAGCAGTCCCTAATTTCCTCCTCTGCCCCAGTTGACTCTGGAGAGCAGGAGGAGAGTGAGGCATCGGGGTCAGAGGGGGGACAGCTCCCTTCGACTCctaggaggaagaggagggccCCAATTCACCTTTCAATTGAGGGGGAGGGAGTGGCATCAGGGTCAGTGTGGGGACAGCTCCCTTCACCTCCAAGGAGGAAAAGGAGGGCCCCCCTTCACCTTTcaagtgaggaggaggaggaggaggaaagg GAACCCAGGACGCCAACCAGCATGGTCCAGCTGGAGCACTGTTACTCTGTGTTGAAAAACATCCCGGCCCCCACCGCTGCCAGGAGAGGAGCCAGGAGGAACCTGGCAGTTGAGATAGGGGGCACTGACACAGAGGAAGCGGCAGGCGCTGGGCAGTCTG GACCAGACCAACCCTTACCCCTCCAGCCTGACCTCCCCTCATCTCCCCTTGCCAACCCACTCTCAGCGGTCTCCTCCACCTACAGCTCCCCGTCCTCCTACAGTGGGGATTTCTATTTGAGGGATTGGGAGGTGGATGGCCAGGGGGAGATAATCCGGTTGACTGAGGGTGAGGAGGGGCAAAGTTTTGTATTGGAGGTCTTAGATTCG GACATGGATACACAAAATATGGCGGAGGGTGTCACAGAAGTAGGAGGACAGGTGGAAAGGGAGCAGCTGCCATTG GTCTCTCCCCTACCAAAGACATTTCAGGGGTGGAAAAGCAAGGTGGTAAGTG AAAAGGAGGTCTCTTGA
- the LOC136768163 gene encoding fish-egg lectin-like, producing MKGGIVGVVLLVGSGIVWVAEALHCEAVPGVLKQIDAGAGRVCGISKEGKVVDFRDDGWVDLEASGKHVSVGPAGLWRVGLDGLVFKWFQKGWVQVNPGNLIQIDAGGDKFVVGCNPSSGIVCLNHRPALSYDGSGSVSWMAVPGELKYYSCGPVGCWGVNKLDEIHVKLGVSGNSCPGPEKWYRIPGSLSMVEVSADGEVHGVNKHGSVFKRIGVSACNPFGSGWEHLRVAGISSHVSYDRGVLWIICRSGEVQKCRFSEALPSE from the exons ATGAAAGGAGGGATTGTTGGTGTGGTTTTGTTGGTGGGTTCTGGCATTG TGTGGGTAGCTGAAGCCCTGCACTGTGAGGCTGTCCCTGGTGTCCTGAAGCAGATTGATGCTGGTGCTGGCAGAGTGTGTGGCATCTCGAAAGAGGGCAAAGTTGTGGACTTCCGTGACGATGGTTGGGTTGACCTAGAGGCATCTGGTAAACATGTCAGTGTAGGGCCTGCTGGGCTCTGGAGAGTTGGCCTTGATGGCCTGGTCTTCAAGTGGTTTCAAAAAGGCTGGGTCCAGGTGAATCCAG GCAACCTGATCCAGATTGATGCTGGTGGGGACAAGTTTGTGGTGGGCTGCAATCCCTCCAGTGGCATTGTCTGTCTAAACCACAGGCCTGCACTGAGCTACGATGGCTCTGGCAGTGTGTCCTGGATGGCCGTCCCAGGCGAGCTCAAGTACTACTCCTGTGGGCCTGTTGGGTGCTGGGGAGTGAACAAGCTAGATGAAATCCACGTCAAGCTGGGTGTCAGTGGGAATTCCTGTCCTGGCCCTGAGAAGTGGTACCGCATTCCAGGCTCCCTGTCCATGGTGGAAGTGAGCGCAGATGGTGAAGTGCATGGAGTGAACAAACATGGCTCGGTATTCAAAAG GATTGGTGTCAGTGCCTGTAACCCCTTTGGCAGTGGGTGGGAACATCTAAGGGTAGCTGGCATAAGCAGCCATGTGTCGTATGATCGTGGAGTCCTCTGGATTATCTGCAGAAGTGGCGAAGTCCAGAAGTGCAGGTTCTCTGAAGCCCTGCCATCTGAGTAA
- the LOC136768164 gene encoding fish-egg lectin, with the protein MKGGIVGVVLLVGSGIVWVAEALHCEAVPGVLKQIDAGAGRVCGISKEGKVVDFRDDGWVDLEASGKHVSVGPAGLWRVGLDGLVFKWFQKGWVQVNPGNLIQIDAGGDKFVVGCNPSSGIVCLNHRPALSYDGSGSVSWMAVPGELKYYSCGPVGCWGVNKLDEIHVKLGVSGNSCPGPEKWYRIPGSLSMVEVSADGEVHGVNKHGSVFKRIGVSACNPFGSGWEHLRVAGISSHVSYDRGVLWIICRSGEVQKCRFSEALLSE; encoded by the exons ATGAAAGGAGGGATTGTTGGTGTGGTTTTGTTGGTGGGTTCTGGTATTG TGTGGGTAGCTGAAGCCCTGCACTGTGAGGCTGTCCCTGGTGTCCTGAAGCAGATTGATGCTGGTGCTGGCAGAGTGTGTGGCATCTCGAAAGAGGGCAAAGTTGTGGACTTCCGTGACGATGGTTGGGTTGACCTAGAGGCATCTGGTAAACATGTCAGTGTAGGGCCTGCTGGGCTCTGGAGAGTTGGCCTTGATGGCCTGGTCTTCAAGTGGTTTCAAAAAGGCTGGGTCCAGGTGAATCCAG GCAACCTGATCCAGATTGATGCTGGTGGGGACAAGTTTGTGGTGGGCTGCAATCCCTCCAGTGGCATTGTCTGTCTAAACCACAGGCCTGCACTGAGCTACGATGGCTCTGGCAGTGTGTCCTGGATGGCCGTCCCAGGCGAGCTCAAGTACTACTCCTGTGGGCCTGTTGGGTGCTGGGGAGTGAACAAGCTAGATGAAATCCACGTCAAGCTGGGTGTCAGTGGGAATTCCTGTCCTGGCCCTGAGAAGTGGTACCGCATTCCAGGCTCCCTGTCCATGGTGGAAGTGAGCGCAGATGGTGAAGTGCATGGAGTGAACAAACATGGCTCGGTATTCAAAAG GATTGGTGTCAGTGCCTGTAACCCCTTTGGCAGTGGGTGGGAACATCTAAGGGTAGCTGGCATAAGCAGCCATGTGTCGTATGATCGTGGAGTCCTCTGGATTATCTGCAGAAGTGGCGAAGTCCAGAAGTGCAGGTTCTCTGAAGCCCTGCTATCTGAGTAA